In Bdellovibrio bacteriovorus, the following are encoded in one genomic region:
- a CDS encoding RDD family protein, giving the protein MTNAYLPSTWKRLAANGIDEMIMIPFYAPFFGIFFTMLTSEEGVSIPIFTFFLILLVPAVYEFVFLVLMQATPAKWLLGLKVVPAHNFEEPLSWQSALLRALAKRLSLFLSLAIYVVALFRYDRTHAVDWIAETRVVQNVPRRKPAKIRWILGSLFVLYFCVEGWSAAIKVIKTIDWQNNQVHLDELLAAYNLEDLEDFEVE; this is encoded by the coding sequence ATGACAAATGCATACTTACCAAGTACCTGGAAACGTTTAGCGGCCAACGGGATTGATGAAATGATCATGATTCCATTTTACGCGCCTTTTTTCGGGATCTTTTTTACGATGTTAACCAGTGAAGAAGGGGTGAGCATTCCGATCTTCACGTTTTTTTTGATTCTTTTAGTTCCGGCAGTTTACGAATTTGTGTTTTTAGTTTTGATGCAAGCAACACCCGCAAAATGGCTGTTGGGATTAAAAGTCGTTCCGGCTCATAACTTTGAAGAACCATTAAGTTGGCAGTCGGCCCTGTTAAGAGCCTTAGCTAAACGCTTAAGTCTGTTTTTGAGCTTGGCTATTTATGTCGTGGCGCTATTTCGCTATGACCGCACTCATGCCGTGGACTGGATTGCGGAGACTCGCGTGGTGCAAAATGTACCGCGCCGCAAACCGGCGAAAATTCGTTGGATCCTGGGTAGCTTATTTGTGCTTTATTTCTGTGTTGAGGGTTGGAGTGCGGCCATCAAGGTGATCAAAACAATTGATTGGCAAAATAATCAAGTGCATCTTGATGAACTTTTAGCGGCTTATAATCTGGAAGATTTAGAAGACTTCGAAGTCGAATAG
- a CDS encoding chemotaxis protein CheX — MSAAPKVDAINPLFDKRLINAFVDGVIKTLKTIAQTDATPGKPFIEPTFVLKGEIAGMVGMVAPPLKGTLLISYGKESIFHILENMLGEKFTEINSDVSDAVGEMTNMIYGSAKTTLNQLGYNFEMAIPSVISGDFKITQADKGATLVIPFNLTNGSTFYVEITVQ, encoded by the coding sequence ATGTCTGCAGCTCCAAAAGTCGACGCTATTAATCCGTTGTTTGATAAGCGTCTTATTAACGCTTTCGTAGACGGTGTTATTAAAACTCTTAAGACCATCGCGCAAACGGACGCAACTCCGGGCAAGCCCTTCATCGAACCGACATTCGTTTTAAAAGGCGAGATCGCGGGCATGGTGGGAATGGTCGCCCCTCCACTTAAAGGAACTCTTTTGATTTCTTATGGCAAAGAGAGCATTTTTCATATCCTTGAAAACATGCTGGGAGAGAAGTTTACGGAAATAAACTCTGATGTTTCCGATGCCGTGGGCGAAATGACCAATATGATTTATGGCTCGGCCAAAACCACTTTGAATCAATTGGGTTACAATTTCGAAATGGCCATTCCCTCTGTCATTTCTGGTGATTTTAAAATCACCCAGGCTGATAAAGGGGCCACTCTTGTGATACCATTTAACTTAACGAATGGATCCACATTTTACGTGGAGATCACGGTGCAGTAA
- a CDS encoding YkgJ family cysteine cluster protein has protein sequence MAQSKSSLVTADVSTHPCVRCGACCSFFRVIFAKDETHPMSHNVPKDLTEKLNTDERIMIGTNQVKIRCVALTGQIGQSVSCSIYENRPSCCRRFQASYENGTHNPNCDLARKSKGLKPLRPQDFPRPEPTPKAPPVDEGTL, from the coding sequence ATGGCTCAAAGTAAGAGCTCTTTAGTCACGGCAGACGTTTCAACTCACCCTTGTGTTAGGTGCGGGGCTTGTTGTTCTTTTTTTCGAGTTATCTTTGCTAAAGATGAAACTCATCCCATGTCCCACAATGTTCCTAAAGATCTCACGGAAAAATTAAATACCGATGAGCGCATTATGATTGGCACTAATCAGGTGAAAATCCGCTGTGTGGCTTTAACAGGGCAAATCGGGCAGTCGGTGAGTTGTTCGATTTATGAAAATAGACCGTCATGCTGTCGTCGCTTTCAAGCAAGTTATGAAAATGGGACGCACAATCCTAACTGTGATTTGGCTCGCAAGAGCAAAGGACTCAAACCCCTGCGGCCCCAAGACTTTCCTCGTCCGGAGCCGACTCCGAAGGCTCCGCCGGTGGATGAAGGCACGCTTTAA
- the queG gene encoding tRNA epoxyqueuosine(34) reductase QueG produces MTLQEIQSLIDQHLQTEGFSHFGVAALERPFSMSFYNEWLKEGLHGDMKYLAEHAGIKENPQSKWPRAHSALVFAIPYFPHPQPQEASPPLSSARISLYAQGMDYHFWFKDKMNRLCSALKEIFPDEEFLAFTDSSPILERDLARRAGLGWVGKNTCVIHPKKGSLFFIGEIYTSLNLKTEIEPLPDFCGKCQKCIDICPTGALLEPRKMDARKCISYLTIESREVPEESLRSQIGDWFFGCDLCQTTCPWNEKVFKGQLNTETVLSLSEDQEADLKEDLRYILTASGKQLSRDFLGTPLARAGSFGLKRNALIVIANRKISALQEEVRTLQAHPKLGELATWTLEQLKA; encoded by the coding sequence GTGACGCTCCAGGAGATTCAATCTCTTATAGACCAACACCTGCAAACCGAAGGCTTTTCGCACTTTGGAGTGGCGGCTTTGGAGCGCCCGTTTAGCATGTCGTTTTATAACGAGTGGCTCAAAGAAGGGCTTCACGGCGATATGAAGTACTTAGCCGAACACGCGGGCATCAAAGAAAATCCGCAAAGCAAGTGGCCCCGCGCGCACAGTGCTTTGGTCTTTGCCATTCCTTACTTTCCGCATCCCCAACCTCAAGAAGCTTCTCCGCCTTTATCATCGGCGCGCATCAGTCTTTATGCCCAAGGTATGGATTATCATTTTTGGTTTAAAGACAAGATGAATCGTTTATGTAGCGCTTTAAAAGAAATCTTTCCTGACGAAGAATTTTTAGCGTTCACCGACAGCAGCCCCATTCTGGAGCGCGATCTTGCAAGACGTGCAGGGTTAGGATGGGTGGGAAAAAACACGTGCGTGATTCACCCCAAAAAAGGCAGCTTGTTTTTTATTGGGGAGATTTACACTTCACTGAATTTAAAAACAGAAATAGAACCTTTGCCCGACTTCTGTGGCAAATGCCAAAAGTGCATCGACATATGTCCCACAGGCGCGCTTTTAGAGCCTCGTAAGATGGATGCACGAAAATGCATTTCTTATCTGACCATTGAATCCCGTGAAGTCCCTGAAGAAAGCTTACGTTCGCAAATCGGGGATTGGTTTTTTGGTTGTGATCTGTGCCAGACAACGTGTCCCTGGAACGAAAAGGTTTTCAAAGGCCAATTGAACACCGAAACTGTATTAAGTCTGAGCGAAGACCAAGAAGCTGATCTTAAAGAAGATCTTAGATATATTCTGACGGCTTCAGGAAAACAATTGAGCCGAGATTTCCTAGGAACACCGTTAGCGCGAGCGGGATCTTTTGGTTTAAAGCGCAATGCTTTGATCGTGATCGCCAACCGCAAGATCAGCGCTTTACAAGAAGAAGTGCGCACCTTGCAAGCCCATCCCAAACTGGGAGAACTTGCCACGTGGACGCTAGAACAATTAAAGGCCTAG
- the hflX gene encoding GTPase HflX: MTNQAFLNSKVTAQDRAIVIGVGLKSEPLTEIKENLLELEELVAAAGGEVVGSLIQVLPSWNPATLIGTGKVEDVAEMVRDSGANIVIMDHQLSGVQQRNLAQTVKVRVIDRNQLILDIFAQRAQTFEGKLQVELAQLLDQMPRMIGAWMESLSRQGGGIGTRGPGETALENDRRRIRERVAIIKDKLEGVRKNRAQHRQSRRRHEIPSFALIGYTNSGKSSLLNRLTGSEVLAKNQVFATLDPTTRKIFLPDGPPSVVTDTVGFIRKLPTQLIEAFKATLEESSEADVLIHVVDLSSPNMERQVEVVEGLIKEFNWSDKKIIHVFNKCDVAPLEKQFRVKAYPRVFVSALTGQGIEQLKKLMAQMVSEMQTDVQLYFPRSEEYKIFDLGREAQIVRKETATEGTVCYTQLTPALMSRWKDYVVK; this comes from the coding sequence TTGACTAATCAAGCTTTCCTCAACTCAAAGGTCACTGCGCAAGATCGCGCTATCGTCATCGGTGTAGGTTTAAAATCCGAACCACTTACCGAAATCAAAGAAAACTTACTTGAACTCGAAGAACTCGTGGCCGCCGCGGGCGGTGAAGTCGTGGGCTCATTGATTCAAGTCTTGCCTTCTTGGAATCCAGCCACCCTGATCGGGACCGGCAAGGTCGAAGACGTCGCCGAGATGGTTCGCGATAGCGGTGCTAACATCGTCATCATGGATCACCAGCTTTCCGGCGTTCAACAGCGGAACTTAGCCCAAACGGTGAAGGTTCGCGTGATCGACCGCAATCAGCTGATTTTAGATATCTTTGCCCAACGAGCACAGACTTTTGAAGGAAAACTTCAAGTAGAACTTGCACAATTACTTGATCAAATGCCGCGCATGATTGGCGCTTGGATGGAATCGCTTTCTCGTCAAGGCGGTGGTATCGGAACACGGGGCCCGGGTGAAACAGCCCTGGAGAATGATCGTCGTCGTATCCGTGAACGCGTGGCCATTATTAAAGATAAACTTGAAGGTGTGCGCAAAAATCGCGCGCAACACAGGCAATCCCGTCGTCGCCACGAGATCCCGTCTTTTGCTTTGATTGGTTATACAAACTCCGGCAAAAGCTCGCTTTTAAATCGTCTGACCGGATCTGAAGTTTTAGCCAAGAACCAAGTGTTTGCGACCTTGGATCCCACAACACGTAAGATCTTTTTACCCGATGGCCCTCCGTCGGTTGTGACCGACACCGTAGGATTTATCCGGAAGCTTCCTACACAATTAATTGAAGCCTTTAAAGCAACGCTTGAAGAATCTTCAGAGGCCGATGTTCTTATTCACGTCGTGGATTTGTCTTCACCCAATATGGAAAGACAAGTCGAGGTCGTTGAGGGCTTAATTAAAGAATTCAACTGGTCGGATAAAAAGATCATCCACGTCTTTAATAAGTGTGATGTCGCCCCTTTAGAAAAACAATTTCGAGTGAAGGCTTACCCCCGAGTTTTTGTAAGTGCTTTGACGGGGCAAGGGATAGAACAGTTAAAGAAACTGATGGCACAAATGGTGAGCGAAATGCAAACCGACGTGCAGCTGTACTTCCCACGCTCTGAAGAATACAAAATCTTTGATTTGGGCCGCGAGGCTCAGATTGTACGCAAAGAGACGGCGACGGAGGGCACGGTTTGCTATACGCAACTGACCCCCGCCTTGATGAGTCGCTGGAAAGATTACGTCGTTAAATAG
- a CDS encoding NADP-dependent malic enzyme, translating to METKTEKPTQANFDQEALNYHAQGKPGKIEVISSKPCVTEKDLALAYSPGVAAPCKEIAKDPAKVYDYTAKGNLVAVISNGTAVLGLGNIGPAAGKPVMEGKGILFKQFAGIDVFDIEVAATDVDVFCNAVRVLEPTFGGINLEDIKAPECFEIEERLKKEMKIPVFHDDQHGTAIVSGAALLNAASITNRKMENVRIVVNGAGASANSCAKIFIALGARRENIIMCDSQGVIYKGRTVGMNKYKEFFAAETEARTLTQALQGADVFVGLSVAGALTPEMLKDMAKDPIIFAMANPEPEITPDKARAARPDAIIATGRSDYPNQVNNVLGFPSIFRGALDTRSTQINEEMKLAAVHALAQLAREDVPDNVSSSYGGKSFKFGREYLIPKPFDTRVLMRVAPAVAKAAMDSGVATRHIEDWHQYRETLEALQGPSKVFIRSAINRVHQNAAANGGKLPKIVFPEGTSTKVLKALATLVDEKICEPILLGYPERVKEKIATLDIPALKDVPVIHPSSYPKYFSYVEKLYANRQRKGINMREAERLMADPNYFAAMMVHMGEADGMVSGSSINYADAVKPVLQTVGVYKNAVPAGLNIVLLEDKFLLLADTTVNFNPTAEQCAQIALQAAKIVEYFGIQPRIAMLSYSNFSGADGTPKKMKRAAEIVKSMRPGLMVDGDMQADAAVNAEITERLFPFSDLKGGANILVFPNLESANITYKLIQQVGKVEVIGPFLTGVRRSANILQRTTTVDGIVNSVVFTALEAQFIKGVLKAREASNQAVQ from the coding sequence TTGGAAACAAAAACCGAAAAACCAACGCAAGCAAACTTTGATCAAGAGGCCCTGAACTATCATGCTCAAGGTAAGCCCGGTAAAATTGAAGTTATCTCTTCTAAGCCTTGTGTGACCGAAAAAGATCTGGCGTTGGCTTACTCTCCAGGCGTTGCAGCCCCTTGTAAAGAAATCGCCAAGGATCCCGCCAAAGTTTACGACTACACCGCCAAGGGAAATCTTGTCGCCGTGATCTCTAACGGCACCGCGGTTTTAGGTTTAGGCAATATCGGACCCGCCGCGGGAAAACCGGTGATGGAAGGTAAAGGGATTTTATTTAAACAGTTTGCGGGCATTGATGTTTTTGACATTGAAGTTGCCGCCACAGACGTGGATGTTTTCTGTAACGCCGTTCGCGTTTTAGAACCTACTTTTGGCGGAATCAATCTTGAGGACATCAAAGCACCCGAGTGTTTTGAAATCGAAGAGCGACTAAAAAAAGAAATGAAGATCCCGGTTTTCCATGATGACCAGCACGGAACGGCGATCGTTTCTGGTGCGGCTTTGTTGAATGCGGCTTCAATCACCAATCGCAAAATGGAAAATGTGCGCATCGTCGTGAATGGTGCAGGCGCTTCGGCAAATTCTTGTGCGAAAATCTTTATCGCGTTGGGCGCACGCCGTGAAAACATCATCATGTGTGATTCTCAAGGGGTGATTTACAAAGGCCGCACGGTGGGCATGAATAAATACAAAGAATTCTTTGCTGCCGAAACGGAAGCCCGCACTTTAACTCAAGCCCTTCAAGGTGCGGATGTTTTTGTGGGCCTTTCGGTGGCTGGCGCTTTAACTCCAGAAATGCTTAAAGACATGGCGAAAGATCCCATTATTTTTGCCATGGCAAATCCAGAGCCAGAAATCACTCCCGACAAAGCCCGCGCCGCTCGTCCGGATGCGATCATCGCTACGGGCCGCTCTGATTACCCTAATCAAGTTAATAACGTCTTGGGCTTCCCGTCTATTTTCCGTGGTGCTTTGGACACGCGATCCACTCAAATCAATGAAGAAATGAAATTAGCCGCGGTTCACGCCTTGGCACAATTGGCGCGCGAAGATGTTCCAGACAACGTCTCTTCTTCTTACGGTGGTAAGAGCTTTAAATTTGGTCGTGAATACCTCATTCCCAAACCTTTTGATACGCGCGTTTTAATGCGTGTTGCTCCTGCCGTGGCGAAAGCCGCGATGGATTCAGGTGTTGCCACTCGCCATATCGAAGATTGGCATCAATATCGCGAAACTTTAGAGGCGCTTCAAGGTCCTTCCAAAGTATTTATTCGTTCCGCAATCAACCGCGTTCATCAAAATGCGGCCGCCAACGGAGGCAAATTACCTAAAATCGTTTTCCCTGAGGGCACCAGCACGAAAGTTCTGAAGGCGCTGGCCACTTTGGTTGATGAAAAAATCTGCGAGCCGATTTTATTGGGTTACCCTGAGCGCGTGAAAGAAAAAATCGCAACCCTAGACATCCCGGCTTTAAAAGATGTCCCGGTGATTCACCCTTCGAGCTATCCGAAATATTTCTCTTACGTCGAAAAACTTTACGCCAATCGCCAACGCAAAGGCATAAACATGCGCGAAGCCGAGCGCTTGATGGCCGATCCGAATTACTTTGCCGCGATGATGGTCCATATGGGCGAAGCGGACGGGATGGTCTCTGGATCTTCGATCAATTATGCGGATGCCGTAAAGCCTGTATTACAAACGGTGGGCGTTTACAAAAATGCGGTGCCGGCCGGCTTAAATATTGTTTTGCTTGAGGATAAATTTTTATTGCTGGCGGATACCACGGTGAATTTCAATCCAACAGCAGAACAATGTGCCCAGATTGCTTTGCAAGCAGCAAAGATTGTTGAATACTTCGGCATCCAACCACGTATTGCGATGTTAAGTTATTCAAATTTCAGCGGTGCTGATGGCACGCCAAAGAAAATGAAACGGGCAGCAGAAATCGTAAAATCAATGCGTCCAGGCCTGATGGTCGATGGTGATATGCAAGCCGATGCCGCCGTCAATGCCGAGATCACCGAGCGCTTATTCCCCTTCTCAGACCTTAAAGGCGGCGCCAACATTTTAGTTTTCCCGAACTTAGAGTCCGCCAACATCACTTACAAACTGATTCAACAAGTGGGCAAAGTCGAAGTGATTGGACCTTTCTTAACGGGGGTTCGTCGTTCCGCAAATATCTTGCAACGAACTACAACGGTGGATGGCATCGTGAACTCGGTTGTGTTCACGGCCCTTGAAGCTCAGTTTATTAAAGGTGTTCTTAAAGCGCGGGAAGCAAGCAATCAAGCGGTTCAATAG
- a CDS encoding GrpB family protein, with translation MITSIDKIMEDFGLGLARDGRVELKVHQAEWDRAFIFESERIQKAISDFPMSLHHMGSTSISTISAKPILDILAEVSSIEKMDKAQSVLEALGYEYKGEYGIPGRRYCVLYNTDKTKGFVHLHAFEFGDKEIQKHLLFRDYLRTFPDVAKAYENLKKDLSLKFKRSEYSEMKSEFIKKTLIEARAELTR, from the coding sequence ATGATTACCAGTATAGATAAAATAATGGAAGACTTTGGCCTGGGGCTCGCTCGCGACGGTCGAGTGGAGTTGAAAGTTCATCAGGCTGAATGGGATCGGGCCTTTATTTTTGAATCCGAGCGTATTCAGAAGGCGATTTCTGACTTCCCTATGTCTTTGCACCACATGGGCTCTACATCCATCTCGACGATAAGTGCGAAACCCATTTTGGATATCCTAGCGGAAGTTTCTTCTATAGAGAAAATGGATAAGGCACAGAGCGTGTTAGAGGCGCTTGGATATGAATATAAAGGGGAGTATGGAATTCCCGGTCGTCGTTACTGCGTTCTTTATAATACGGATAAAACAAAAGGCTTCGTGCATCTTCACGCATTTGAGTTTGGTGATAAAGAAATTCAAAAGCATTTGTTGTTTCGTGATTATTTAAGGACTTTTCCTGACGTGGCTAAAGCCTATGAAAATCTTAAGAAAGATCTGTCTTTGAAGTTTAAGCGCTCAGAGTATTCAGAAATGAAAAGTGAGTTTATCAAAAAGACATTGATTGAAGCTCGCGCGGAGTTGACGCGCTAG
- a CDS encoding helix-turn-helix domain-containing protein translates to MLRDVLIQKGLSNREAEVAELVSKGLSNKEVANQLFVTEKTVKFHLTNIYKKMNVKSRAQLIVWCLPHLGFVETEVRAENNNQSATAASAYNNNATQTIPAGSATVSGGTTTLPGSGINRGGNSDIGMGGI, encoded by the coding sequence ATGCTCAGAGATGTCCTCATTCAAAAAGGTCTTTCAAACAGAGAAGCAGAAGTTGCTGAACTAGTTTCTAAAGGCTTATCCAACAAGGAAGTTGCGAATCAGCTGTTTGTTACTGAAAAAACAGTAAAATTTCACCTTACTAACATTTATAAAAAAATGAATGTTAAGTCTCGTGCACAATTGATCGTATGGTGCTTGCCTCACCTTGGTTTCGTTGAAACTGAAGTGCGCGCAGAAAACAACAATCAATCGGCAACGGCTGCATCTGCTTATAATAACAATGCAACTCAAACAATCCCGGCGGGATCGGCAACTGTATCTGGCGGAACAACAACTCTTCCAGGCAGCGGCATCAACCGTGGCGGTAACTCTGATATCGGAATGGGCGGCATCTAG
- a CDS encoding HD-GYP domain-containing protein, with protein MDAVKVILKGYYPYQLRQFKTVDEALESQNFHPILALIDGQDGSNSTNEWVQSVKMNFSDCHVIVLHSAAAPLNFDAIKKNGADEMMHINFDREFISDMVLQLAPVEMEGDNIPITALMPVDLRDIEAQMNINFDVYVHLPANHRSVLMRKAGDILDEKQIAKFLGLKQQMYIKKTQRKEFFEYARTVQSLRNSPFPVSMTEKFHRSKKAIYEIMAQFLNGAATDFSGGRLIFDKCKEIIADFELTKDLDKETLFTEIFRFTGNTRTLYHDCICLSAYAAFFAQAMGWGPEKRESAALAGLLHNVGLSQMPVAMAEKDPQYYTPEELKEFHLYPDRSVNMVKAKKVPLSVEISEAIGQHREKVNGKGFPKALPGEDLSDLGKLMIFAYRFMELTSLREHRQAMPPAQALQLLRDNSIEATDDGLDMLTATTIFKKYK; from the coding sequence ATGGATGCTGTCAAAGTGATCCTGAAAGGTTACTATCCCTATCAACTTCGTCAGTTCAAAACTGTCGACGAAGCTCTTGAATCTCAGAATTTCCATCCCATTTTAGCTTTGATTGACGGACAAGATGGATCCAACTCTACAAACGAGTGGGTTCAATCCGTCAAAATGAATTTCAGTGATTGCCATGTGATCGTGCTTCATTCCGCGGCCGCTCCGTTGAATTTCGACGCCATCAAAAAAAACGGTGCCGACGAAATGATGCATATCAACTTTGACCGCGAGTTTATTTCGGACATGGTATTGCAGCTAGCTCCGGTTGAAATGGAAGGCGACAACATCCCTATCACCGCCTTAATGCCGGTGGATTTGCGTGATATCGAAGCGCAGATGAATATTAACTTTGATGTCTACGTCCATCTCCCCGCCAACCATCGCTCCGTTCTCATGCGAAAAGCCGGTGACATCTTAGATGAAAAGCAAATTGCGAAATTCCTGGGTCTAAAACAGCAAATGTATATCAAAAAAACTCAGCGCAAAGAGTTTTTTGAATACGCCCGCACGGTGCAGTCTTTAAGAAACTCCCCCTTCCCGGTCTCAATGACCGAAAAATTTCACCGCTCTAAAAAAGCGATTTATGAAATCATGGCGCAATTTCTGAATGGTGCGGCCACCGACTTTTCTGGGGGCCGTTTGATCTTTGATAAATGCAAAGAGATCATTGCCGACTTTGAATTAACCAAAGACCTTGATAAAGAAACTCTTTTTACGGAGATCTTCCGCTTCACCGGCAACACACGCACGCTATATCATGACTGCATCTGTTTATCGGCCTATGCCGCGTTTTTTGCTCAAGCCATGGGTTGGGGACCTGAAAAACGCGAAAGTGCGGCCTTAGCGGGATTGCTCCACAACGTGGGTCTTTCCCAAATGCCCGTGGCCATGGCTGAAAAAGATCCCCAGTATTACACCCCTGAAGAACTTAAAGAGTTTCATCTTTATCCCGACCGCTCCGTCAATATGGTGAAAGCTAAAAAGGTTCCTTTGTCGGTGGAAATCTCTGAAGCCATTGGACAACACCGTGAAAAGGTTAACGGCAAGGGCTTCCCCAAGGCTCTGCCCGGCGAAGATTTAAGCGATCTTGGGAAGCTGATGATTTTTGCTTATCGCTTTATGGAGTTAACATCTTTACGCGAACATCGCCAAGCCATGCCGCCAGCCCAAGCTTTACAACTGCTGCGTGATAACTCGATTGAAGCCACTGATGACGGGCTTGACATGTTAACGGCCACGACTATTTTTAAAAAATACAAATAG
- a CDS encoding response regulator produces the protein MFPTDTKFLVVDDFATMRKIIKKVLNELGYTNVEEADDGKTALPMIQAAHDAGKPYGFIISDWNMPGMQGIDLLKACKADPRFKASPFMLVTAESEQKHILEAAKAGVSDYVVKPFNSATLKAKMERVWAKHNPSTQAKAS, from the coding sequence ATGTTTCCCACAGATACGAAGTTTTTAGTGGTGGATGACTTCGCAACTATGCGAAAAATCATCAAAAAAGTGCTAAATGAGCTTGGCTATACAAATGTCGAGGAAGCCGATGACGGTAAAACCGCTTTGCCGATGATTCAAGCCGCTCATGACGCGGGCAAACCTTACGGTTTCATCATTTCTGACTGGAATATGCCAGGAATGCAAGGGATTGACCTTTTAAAGGCCTGCAAAGCAGACCCCCGCTTTAAGGCAAGCCCTTTCATGCTAGTCACTGCAGAGTCCGAGCAAAAACACATTTTAGAAGCCGCTAAAGCCGGTGTTTCTGACTATGTGGTGAAGCCCTTCAACTCCGCCACATTGAAAGCAAAAATGGAACGCGTGTGGGCGAAACACAACCCTTCAACTCAAGCGAAAGCTTCTTAA
- a CDS encoding CCA tRNA nucleotidyltransferase, translated as MATVQSILETHPHWPAVEDIYHKLGARGYKAFLAGGCVRDALLGISANDLDVATDATPEEIEKIFANTVAVGKSFGVMRVLIGDADIEVATFRSDGEYKDGRRPEGVHFSTPEMDAQRRDFTVNALFYDLNSQEVLDFVQGKADLAKKTLRTVGDAEKRFAEDHLRLLRAARFVGQLDFALEVTTFAALKRMAPKVMTVSGERLHEEMGKLLRTAAVQKGLDVLVSSGLMAELFPFRAEDANGEYLSLAHHTWQSFALFFRQAPLTEVKSQLARLRFSVKEQRAIERVWGLWHQPEEFFKLSLAKQLLKMSEEGVPWALTILKAQKKFLSEIDLLTNAWAKMGETLPKPFLSGTDVQGLQGKAIGDCLAEAFELQLEHKHRSREEALEWLKSYKKKA; from the coding sequence ATGGCGACTGTGCAAAGCATCTTAGAAACTCATCCCCATTGGCCGGCCGTGGAAGACATCTACCACAAGTTGGGGGCCCGTGGCTATAAGGCCTTTTTGGCGGGCGGATGCGTGCGGGATGCGCTTTTAGGTATTTCAGCCAATGATCTGGATGTGGCCACCGACGCCACCCCTGAAGAAATTGAAAAAATCTTTGCAAACACGGTGGCCGTGGGGAAAAGCTTTGGCGTAATGCGGGTGCTGATAGGGGATGCTGATATTGAGGTGGCGACCTTTCGTTCTGATGGTGAATACAAAGATGGTCGACGCCCCGAAGGCGTTCATTTTTCAACTCCCGAAATGGATGCCCAGCGACGCGATTTCACCGTGAACGCGCTTTTTTATGATTTAAACTCCCAAGAGGTTTTAGATTTTGTGCAAGGTAAGGCGGATCTTGCCAAAAAAACTTTGCGCACAGTGGGCGATGCTGAAAAACGTTTCGCCGAAGATCATTTACGTCTATTAAGAGCCGCTCGCTTTGTGGGACAATTGGATTTTGCCTTAGAGGTCACGACGTTTGCGGCCTTAAAGCGGATGGCGCCCAAGGTGATGACCGTCAGCGGAGAACGTCTGCACGAAGAAATGGGGAAACTTTTAAGAACCGCCGCCGTGCAAAAGGGCTTAGATGTTTTAGTCAGTTCCGGTTTGATGGCAGAACTTTTTCCGTTCCGGGCCGAAGATGCCAACGGGGAGTACCTCTCATTAGCTCATCATACATGGCAAAGCTTTGCGTTGTTTTTTAGGCAGGCCCCCCTCACGGAAGTAAAGTCACAGCTGGCGCGCTTAAGATTCTCCGTGAAGGAGCAAAGAGCCATCGAACGTGTCTGGGGCCTTTGGCATCAGCCGGAGGAGTTTTTTAAACTCTCGTTAGCAAAGCAGCTCTTAAAAATGAGCGAAGAGGGTGTTCCTTGGGCGTTAACTATTTTAAAAGCGCAGAAGAAGTTTCTGTCAGAAATTGATCTTCTCACCAATGCCTGGGCTAAGATGGGTGAAACTCTTCCGAAGCCATTTTTATCGGGAACAGATGTGCAAGGTCTGCAAGGCAAAGCTATTGGTGACTGCTTAGCCGAAGCTTTTGAATTGCAGCTAGAGCATAAGCATCGTTCCCGAGAAGAAGCCCTAGAGTGGCTTAAATCTTACAAAAAGAAAGCTTAA
- a CDS encoding acyl-CoA thioesterase, giving the protein MAGTKPVSASQVIMTELVLPSHTNAIGSIFGGTIMAWIDIAAAIAAQRHSGREVVTASIDRLDFVAPVYKGWVVNMKASVNFTSRTSMEVGVRVDAENPKTGETFHTASAYTTFVALGSNGKPIEIPGLELETDTDRRRFEAGKKRREMRLAQKKS; this is encoded by the coding sequence ATGGCTGGCACCAAACCCGTTTCTGCATCTCAAGTTATCATGACCGAACTAGTTCTTCCTTCGCACACCAACGCGATCGGCAGCATTTTCGGGGGTACCATCATGGCGTGGATTGATATAGCGGCCGCCATCGCCGCGCAAAGGCATTCGGGCCGAGAGGTTGTTACGGCGAGTATTGATCGTTTGGATTTCGTAGCCCCTGTGTACAAAGGCTGGGTCGTGAACATGAAGGCCAGCGTGAATTTCACTTCACGCACCTCCATGGAAGTCGGTGTGCGGGTGGATGCGGAAAATCCCAAAACCGGTGAAACTTTTCACACGGCTTCAGCGTACACGACTTTTGTGGCATTAGGATCTAACGGCAAACCGATTGAAATTCCGGGTTTGGAATTAGAAACGGACACCGATCGCCGTCGCTTTGAGGCCGGTAAAAAACGCCGAGAGATGCGTTTAGCGCAAAAGAAGTCCTAA